One stretch of Chryseobacterium fluminis DNA includes these proteins:
- the ppk1 gene encoding polyphosphate kinase 1, producing the protein MSLHFNPRDITWLAFNERVLQEAMDEKVPLHLRIRFLGIFSNNLDEFFRVRVAGLKRAMDFKEKVIAESFYQPPSKILQKINEIVIRHQQNFDKTWKTIQEEMADHKVFIRTSKNLTAKQKEFVRNYFDEVVESNVIPILLHENTPMPYMRDKSLYLGVAMRKKDWQYSSNYAIIEIPSRFVGRFVLLPAETPDEKDVMLLEDVITFNLPHIFSYFGYDEFAAHAFKVTKDAEMDLDNDIRTNFAEKIEKGLKNRRKGKPTRFVFDKDMDKALLELLIRKLNLTKKDSIIPGGKIHNFKHFMDFPDVFEKYERPVERTSFTHQAFEHGERVTDVILKHDVLLTFPYHKYNPVIDLLREAAMDPDVKSIQITAYRLASSSKIINALIYAARNGKEVTVMLELQARFDEESNLEWKEMLEPEGITVLVGIPDKKVHAKLCVIKKRAHNKTIQYGFVSTGNFNEKTARIYGDHLLMTADRNIMADINKVFNVLKKPKEDYLPVLKTCKNLLVCPQFMREKIVHHIDKEIEEAKAGRRAEMIIKANSVSDRGLIEKLYSAAEEGVVIKMIVRGIYCAINQKDFKEKIKAISIVDEYLEHARVMYFYNKGSEDIYISSADWMTRNLDYRIEAAAKISDKNLKKEVKDILDIQLSDNVKARILDKKLSNEYISNDKEECRSQVETYRYLKAKTNKK; encoded by the coding sequence ATGTCATTACACTTTAATCCGAGAGATATCACATGGCTTGCTTTCAATGAGAGGGTTCTGCAGGAAGCGATGGACGAAAAAGTACCTTTACATCTGAGAATTCGTTTTTTAGGAATTTTCTCCAACAATTTAGATGAATTTTTCAGAGTGCGGGTTGCCGGATTAAAGCGTGCCATGGATTTCAAGGAGAAAGTGATAGCGGAGTCTTTTTACCAGCCACCGTCAAAGATTCTTCAGAAGATCAATGAGATCGTGATAAGGCATCAGCAGAATTTTGATAAGACCTGGAAAACAATTCAGGAAGAAATGGCTGACCACAAAGTATTTATTAGGACATCGAAAAACCTGACTGCAAAGCAGAAAGAATTTGTCAGAAATTATTTTGATGAAGTGGTAGAATCCAATGTGATTCCTATTTTACTTCACGAAAATACCCCAATGCCTTATATGAGAGATAAAAGCCTTTATCTGGGGGTAGCTATGCGAAAAAAAGACTGGCAATATTCAAGCAACTATGCTATTATAGAAATTCCTTCACGATTTGTAGGCCGGTTTGTCCTTCTGCCTGCAGAGACTCCTGACGAAAAAGATGTAATGCTGCTGGAAGACGTGATTACCTTCAATCTTCCCCATATTTTTTCTTATTTCGGGTATGATGAATTTGCCGCCCATGCTTTCAAAGTAACAAAAGATGCAGAAATGGACCTGGATAATGATATCCGAACCAATTTTGCTGAAAAAATAGAAAAGGGTCTCAAAAACAGAAGAAAAGGGAAACCCACGCGTTTCGTTTTTGATAAAGATATGGATAAAGCTTTGCTTGAACTGCTGATCCGAAAACTGAACCTAACCAAAAAAGACAGTATTATCCCTGGCGGAAAAATTCATAATTTTAAACACTTTATGGACTTTCCGGATGTTTTTGAAAAATATGAAAGACCGGTAGAAAGAACCTCCTTTACCCACCAGGCTTTTGAACATGGCGAAAGAGTTACAGATGTCATTCTGAAACATGATGTCCTGCTTACTTTCCCTTATCATAAATATAATCCTGTGATCGATCTTTTACGTGAAGCAGCAATGGACCCTGACGTGAAATCTATCCAGATCACGGCATACCGGCTGGCCAGCAGCTCGAAAATCATCAATGCATTGATTTATGCCGCGAGAAACGGTAAGGAAGTAACGGTCATGCTTGAGCTTCAGGCAAGATTCGATGAAGAATCCAATCTTGAGTGGAAAGAAATGCTGGAACCGGAAGGAATTACTGTTTTGGTTGGAATTCCGGATAAAAAAGTACACGCCAAGCTCTGTGTGATCAAAAAACGGGCGCACAATAAAACCATTCAGTATGGATTTGTAAGTACGGGAAACTTCAATGAGAAAACGGCCAGAATTTATGGTGATCATTTATTAATGACTGCGGACCGGAATATAATGGCAGATATTAATAAAGTTTTCAATGTGTTAAAAAAACCGAAGGAAGATTATTTACCGGTTTTAAAAACATGCAAGAATTTATTAGTTTGCCCCCAGTTTATGCGTGAAAAGATCGTTCATCATATTGATAAAGAAATCGAGGAGGCAAAAGCCGGAAGAAGAGCAGAAATGATTATCAAAGCGAATTCTGTGAGCGACAGGGGATTAATTGAAAAACTGTATTCAGCCGCCGAAGAGGGAGTGGTCATCAAAATGATTGTAAGAGGGATCTACTGTGCAATTAATCAGAAAGACTTTAAAGAAAAAATAAAAGCCATCAGTATTGTTGATGAATATCTGGAGCATGCCAGGGTGATGTACTTTTATAACAAAGGATCTGAAGATATCTATATTTCATCAGCAGACTGGATGACCAGGAATTTGGATTACAGAATCGAGGCTGCTGCTAAAATAAGCGATAAAAATCTCAAGAAAGAAGTAAAGGATATTCTCGACATCCAGTTGAGTGATAATGTAAAAGCCCGGATTTTAGACAAAAAACTGAGCAACGAATATATCAGCAATGATAAAGAGGAATGCCGTTCTCAGGTAGAAACATACAGATATTTAAAAGCCAAAACGAATAAGAAATGA
- a CDS encoding Ppx/GppA phosphatase family protein, with protein sequence MKIAAIDIGSNAARLLINEVKINNKKPEFIKLNLLRIPLRLGMDVFTLGKIGEERERMVIDSMKIFSDLMKIYHVEHYRACATSAMRDAANGQDIIRQVKETSGIDIEIISGDEEATLVFENHIAEGLDNEFAYLYIDVGGGSTELTFYENGKMIYEKSFNIGTIRLLNNLVTPNNWHEMKEEIRKNINSKKPVVAIGSGGNINKVFSMSKTKDGKPMSLAHLKKVHKEFDDMTVEERMTKYNMREDRADVLVHAIKIFNNVMSWSEINKIFVPKISVADGLIHNIYSQLHDKK encoded by the coding sequence ATGAAGATTGCAGCCATAGATATAGGAAGTAATGCCGCCAGACTTTTGATCAATGAAGTAAAAATCAACAATAAAAAACCTGAATTTATCAAACTTAATCTGCTCAGGATCCCTTTACGATTGGGAATGGACGTTTTTACGCTGGGGAAAATCGGGGAAGAAAGAGAAAGAATGGTCATAGATTCAATGAAAATTTTCAGCGATCTGATGAAAATTTATCATGTTGAACATTACAGGGCCTGTGCCACCAGTGCCATGAGAGATGCTGCCAACGGTCAGGATATCATCCGGCAGGTAAAGGAAACTTCAGGAATCGATATTGAGATTATTTCCGGTGACGAAGAGGCAACCCTGGTTTTTGAAAACCACATCGCAGAAGGTCTGGATAATGAATTTGCCTATTTATATATTGATGTCGGCGGGGGTTCCACAGAGCTGACATTCTACGAAAACGGTAAAATGATCTACGAAAAATCTTTCAATATCGGGACCATCCGGCTGCTGAATAATTTGGTGACTCCTAATAACTGGCACGAGATGAAAGAGGAGATCAGAAAGAATATCAACAGTAAAAAACCGGTTGTAGCGATAGGATCCGGAGGAAATATCAATAAAGTTTTCTCCATGAGCAAAACCAAAGACGGAAAACCGATGTCTCTTGCTCATCTGAAAAAAGTGCACAAAGAATTTGATGATATGACGGTTGAAGAAAGAATGACGAAATATAATATGAGAGAAGACAGAGCCGACGTGCTGGTTCATGCCATTAAGATTTTCAACAATGTAATGTCGTGGTCGGAAATCAATAAAATTTTTGTTCCGAAAATTTCTGTTGCCGATGGGTTGATTCATAATATTTACAGTCAGCTACACGATAAAAAATAA
- a CDS encoding Mrp/NBP35 family ATP-binding protein gives MLTKEKVQNFLKEIEVDDLVSNFQVMGNDVYIDMTAHSPAMHEKKKLEAAMKQAFASEFGEEINLKLKIVSPEPTEIQQSQIKGKQIPGIQNIIAIASGKGGVGKSTVAANMAVTLAKMGFKVGLLDADIYGPSVPTMFDTEGQKPISVEVNGKNLMKPIENYGVKMLSIGYFSGSNQAVVWRGPMASKALNQMIRDADWGELDFLLIDLPPGTGDIHLSIIQEVPVTGAVIVSTPQHVALADVRKGIAMFQMESINIPVLGLVENMAYFTPEELPDNKYYIFGNQGAQYLADDLGIPVLGEIPLIQSIREAGDVGRPAALQENSKIADIYTETARKMVESLVERNKFLPPTEAVKITTMAGCSPKAK, from the coding sequence ATGTTGACGAAAGAAAAGGTACAAAATTTCCTTAAAGAGATAGAAGTTGATGACTTGGTAAGCAATTTCCAGGTAATGGGCAACGACGTATATATTGACATGACGGCACACTCGCCTGCCATGCACGAAAAGAAAAAACTGGAGGCTGCTATGAAACAGGCTTTCGCAAGTGAATTTGGAGAAGAGATTAACTTAAAATTGAAGATTGTTTCTCCTGAGCCCACCGAAATCCAGCAGAGCCAGATCAAAGGAAAACAAATTCCGGGAATTCAGAATATTATTGCCATTGCTTCAGGAAAAGGAGGCGTTGGTAAATCTACCGTTGCGGCCAATATGGCGGTAACTTTGGCAAAAATGGGTTTCAAAGTTGGATTACTGGATGCGGATATCTACGGACCTTCCGTTCCTACCATGTTTGATACGGAAGGGCAGAAACCGATTTCTGTAGAAGTAAACGGTAAAAACCTGATGAAACCTATTGAAAATTATGGCGTTAAAATGCTTTCAATAGGATATTTTTCAGGTTCCAATCAGGCAGTGGTATGGAGAGGCCCGATGGCTTCAAAAGCATTGAACCAGATGATCCGTGATGCAGACTGGGGAGAGCTGGACTTTTTATTAATCGATCTTCCACCGGGAACAGGGGATATTCACTTATCCATTATCCAGGAAGTTCCTGTAACAGGAGCGGTGATCGTAAGTACCCCTCAGCATGTAGCGTTAGCAGACGTAAGAAAAGGAATTGCGATGTTCCAGATGGAAAGCATTAACATTCCTGTACTTGGATTAGTCGAAAATATGGCGTATTTTACACCGGAAGAATTACCGGATAATAAATATTATATTTTCGGAAACCAGGGAGCACAATATCTGGCAGATGATTTAGGGATCCCGGTATTAGGAGAAATTCCTCTGATCCAAAGCATCAGAGAAGCAGGTGATGTCGGAAGACCGGCTGCCTTACAGGAAAATTCTAAAATCGCAGACATCTATACAGAAACTGCCCGTAAAATGGTGGAAAGTCTGGTCGAAAGAAATAAATTCCTTCCTCCGACAGAAGCCGTAAAGATTACAACAATGGCGGGATGCTCGCCGAAAGCAAAATAA
- a CDS encoding NAD-dependent epimerase/dehydratase family protein: MNSIKIIITGATGMVGEGVLMECLENPNVSEILSVSRKPSGKKHAKLKEYIVPEFLDIDPNDENLKGYDAVFFCAGISSVGMNEEDYTKVTYDTTLHFAKAALHQNPDMVFNYVSGLYTDKTESGKQMWARVKGRTENALKKLGFRGEYNFRPGFMKPVDGQKNIKWFFKPFIWIFPVILPSKSLTLHEVGKAMINAVQKGYPTSVLEIKDIKNLAL; the protein is encoded by the coding sequence ATGAACTCAATTAAAATAATCATAACAGGAGCAACGGGTATGGTTGGCGAAGGCGTTCTAATGGAATGTCTTGAAAACCCTAACGTTTCAGAAATTCTAAGTGTCAGCAGAAAACCTTCCGGAAAAAAACACGCTAAACTGAAAGAATATATCGTTCCGGAATTCCTGGACATTGATCCGAATGATGAAAATCTAAAAGGCTATGATGCTGTTTTCTTTTGTGCCGGCATCAGCAGTGTAGGGATGAATGAAGAAGACTACACCAAAGTTACTTACGATACTACACTGCACTTTGCAAAAGCAGCATTACATCAGAATCCGGATATGGTTTTCAACTATGTTTCAGGGCTGTATACCGATAAAACAGAAAGCGGAAAACAGATGTGGGCAAGGGTAAAAGGAAGAACGGAAAATGCTCTCAAAAAGTTAGGCTTCAGAGGCGAATACAACTTTCGTCCGGGATTTATGAAACCTGTTGACGGTCAGAAAAATATAAAATGGTTTTTTAAACCCTTTATTTGGATTTTCCCTGTTATATTACCTTCAAAATCATTAACTTTACATGAAGTCGGGAAAGCAATGATCAATGCGGTTCAGAAAGGATACCCTACCTCAGTTTTAGAAATTAAGGACATCAAAAACCTAGCCCTATGA
- a CDS encoding NifU family protein, with product METNITHEDTVTRVMEALESIRPFLNKDGGDIELIDVKDNLVYVKLLGNCSGCSLNYSTLKLGVENTIKQHAPEIEKVVSVE from the coding sequence ATGGAAACAAACATAACACACGAAGATACCGTAACAAGAGTAATGGAAGCTCTAGAAAGCATTCGTCCGTTTCTTAATAAAGACGGTGGAGACATTGAGCTTATTGACGTGAAAGACAATTTAGTGTATGTAAAGCTGTTGGGAAACTGTTCCGGTTGTTCATTAAATTATTCAACTCTTAAGTTAGGAGTGGAAAATACGATCAAACAGCACGCTCCCGAAATTGAAAAAGTGGTAAGCGTAGAGTAA
- the dnaK gene encoding molecular chaperone DnaK yields the protein MSKIIGIDLGTTNSCVAVMEGKDPVVIPNAEGKRTTPSIVAFTEDGERKVGDPAKRQAVTNPKKTVYSIKRFIGTHFKEDAKEISRVPYEVVSGPNDTVKVKIDDREYTPQEISAMTLQKMKKTAEDYLGQEVTRAVITVPAYFNDAQRQATKEAGEIAGLKVERIINEPTAAALAYGLDKNHKDQKIAVYDLGGGTFDISILDLGDGVFEVLSTNGDTHLGGDDFDDVIINWMADEFKAEEGVELKSDAIALQRLKEAAEKAKIELSSSPQTEINLPYITATATGPKHLVKTLTKAKFEQLAADLVKRSMDPVAKALKDAGLSTSDIDEVILVGGSTRIPIIQEEVEKFFGKKPSKGVNPDEVVAIGAAIQGGVLTGDVKDVLLLDVTPLSLGIETMGSVFTKLIEANTTIPTKKSEVFSTASDNQPAVSIRVGQGERPMFNDNKEIGRFDLTDIPPAPRGVPQIEVTFDIDANGILSVSAKDKGTGKEQTIKIQASSGLSDEEIERMKKEAQENSAADAKRKEEVEVFNKADGLIFQTEKQLKEFGDKLSADKKAAIEAAHAELKTAFEAKNGDEVKAKTEALDAAWMAASEELYAAGQGTPGADAGAQNAGNAGGAEDVQDADFEEVK from the coding sequence ATGAGTAAAATAATTGGAATTGACTTAGGAACAACGAATTCATGCGTTGCAGTGATGGAGGGGAAAGACCCTGTAGTAATCCCTAACGCGGAAGGAAAAAGAACAACACCTTCTATCGTAGCATTTACAGAAGATGGAGAAAGAAAAGTGGGAGATCCTGCGAAAAGACAGGCTGTAACCAATCCGAAGAAAACAGTATACTCTATTAAAAGATTTATCGGTACGCACTTCAAAGAAGATGCAAAAGAAATCTCAAGAGTACCTTATGAAGTGGTTTCAGGACCAAACGATACCGTAAAAGTAAAAATTGACGACAGAGAATATACCCCACAGGAAATTTCTGCCATGACGCTTCAGAAAATGAAGAAAACGGCTGAAGATTATCTTGGTCAGGAAGTAACAAGAGCAGTAATCACTGTTCCTGCTTACTTTAACGATGCACAGAGACAGGCTACTAAAGAAGCAGGAGAAATCGCGGGTCTTAAAGTAGAAAGAATTATCAACGAACCTACCGCTGCTGCATTGGCATATGGATTAGATAAAAATCACAAAGACCAGAAAATTGCTGTTTATGACCTTGGTGGTGGTACTTTTGATATCTCTATCCTTGATTTGGGAGACGGTGTATTTGAAGTATTATCTACAAACGGAGATACCCATTTAGGAGGGGACGACTTTGATGATGTGATCATCAACTGGATGGCTGATGAGTTCAAAGCTGAAGAAGGAGTAGAGCTTAAATCTGATGCCATTGCATTACAAAGATTGAAAGAAGCTGCTGAAAAAGCAAAAATTGAATTGTCTTCTTCTCCACAAACGGAAATCAACCTTCCTTATATTACCGCTACGGCTACAGGTCCTAAACACTTAGTGAAAACTTTAACCAAAGCGAAATTCGAACAATTAGCTGCTGATCTTGTGAAAAGATCTATGGATCCGGTAGCGAAAGCATTAAAAGATGCAGGTTTATCAACTTCTGATATCGATGAAGTAATCTTGGTAGGAGGTTCTACAAGAATCCCGATCATTCAGGAAGAAGTAGAAAAATTCTTCGGTAAAAAACCGTCTAAAGGAGTTAACCCGGATGAGGTTGTAGCCATTGGTGCAGCGATCCAGGGTGGTGTATTGACAGGAGATGTAAAAGACGTTCTTTTATTAGATGTTACGCCACTTTCTTTAGGTATCGAAACCATGGGTTCTGTATTCACTAAATTAATTGAAGCGAACACGACAATCCCAACCAAGAAATCTGAAGTATTCTCTACAGCTTCTGATAACCAGCCGGCTGTGAGCATCAGAGTAGGACAGGGAGAAAGACCGATGTTCAACGATAACAAAGAGATTGGTAGATTTGATCTTACCGATATTCCACCGGCACCAAGAGGAGTTCCTCAGATCGAAGTTACTTTCGATATTGATGCTAACGGTATCTTAAGCGTATCCGCTAAAGATAAGGGAACAGGTAAGGAGCAGACTATTAAAATCCAGGCTTCTTCAGGTCTTTCTGACGAAGAAATTGAAAGAATGAAAAAAGAAGCTCAGGAAAATTCTGCAGCAGATGCTAAGAGAAAAGAAGAAGTTGAAGTATTCAACAAAGCAGACGGGTTGATCTTCCAGACTGAAAAACAATTGAAAGAGTTCGGAGATAAATTGTCTGCCGATAAAAAAGCAGCAATCGAAGCGGCTCACGCAGAATTAAAAACAGCTTTCGAAGCTAAAAACGGAGATGAGGTAAAAGCTAAAACAGAGGCTTTGGATGCAGCCTGGATGGCGGCTTCAGAAGAACTGTATGCAGCAGGACAAGGCACTCCGGGTGCCGATGCAGGAGCTCAGAATGCAGGAAACGCAGGAGGAGCAGAAGATGTGCAGGATGCAGACTTTGAAGAAGTCAAGTAA
- a CDS encoding choice-of-anchor I family protein — protein MTDNYLLKGSVIAAFFLQGALFGQSALIHYWNFNNNTSAAAITAPTSTLVGGTLAAVTNGTTEVDFAGGTGQNFNVDNLNARNGDASGTHLRYNFPINGNLQFNLPTTGYSNVIVKFTTRRSGSGAGTQTWSYSTDGTTFQTYQTVSPQDANPQLITFDFSAVSGVANNPNFKLKVEFSAGTGGSVGNNRFDNFTVDATAVNGTDTNPPTVTYLPVNNTNNASTTVHPTITFNEDVRLTDNSPINNSNAQMLVDFRLGNASGAQIPFTTTFSNNKITVIPTSGLVPSQTYYLALKPNMVEDTSDNAVVSVTSAVFTTAGTSVSLDKNFIKVNENAGNLAFKINIANPSTSTVNLVVKPAPFSTADGNDFTLTNQTINITPSITSYTVNIPIIDDALEEQQAEYFVVSLENPVGASISGDNNATVYIVDNDKPAPVPSNQIQLNYIGSFDPSGNNSSSTEIVVHDPSTQRLFTISSITDVFDIINFSNPNTPTVINTVNMAPYGGITSIAVKNGIIAAASPNANPQLNGSVVFFDINGNFLKQVTVGALPDMVAFSPDGTKVITANEGEPNDAYTVDPEGTVSIIDISGGIGNLSQTNVTTLNFNAFDSQIAALSATGLRKVRTNNTLSQDLEPEYVTISSDSQKAWVTLQENNAVAEINLQTKTVTGIWGLGKKDMSLPGNGFDASDNNGEVLIANWPVKAYYLPDAVQNYKVGNTNYIITANEGDEKDLSGFSERTTVGANDYTLDPAIFPQSSILKASYNLGRFRVTNATGNTDADPQFEEIAALGARSFSIFNADTKQIVYDSGDQFERYIAANHPLIFNADNESNTIKSRSRAKGPEPEGVALGTISGQTYAFITLERTGGVMAYNITDPNNPTFADYKHSRMTSVYGGDNGPEGIIYIAPGNTTTGKGYVIVANEISGTLSMYEVAGSGALATGETPSEKATFNIFPNPVPKGNTLYFNRAQDYELYDMSGKMIGKEKKALTIDTSKLSTGVYLVKTSEGLIKRVIVK, from the coding sequence ATGACTGATAACTACTTGTTAAAAGGGTCTGTAATTGCCGCATTTTTTCTGCAGGGGGCACTTTTCGGGCAATCGGCCCTTATCCACTACTGGAATTTTAACAATAATACTTCTGCTGCTGCCATTACCGCACCTACCTCAACACTGGTAGGAGGAACCCTGGCTGCTGTTACAAACGGAACTACCGAAGTGGATTTCGCAGGCGGTACCGGACAAAACTTCAATGTTGATAATTTAAATGCGAGAAACGGAGATGCTTCCGGAACCCATTTGAGATATAATTTTCCGATCAATGGTAATTTACAGTTTAACTTACCGACTACGGGATACAGCAATGTAATTGTAAAGTTTACAACCCGAAGATCCGGTTCCGGTGCCGGAACACAGACCTGGTCTTATTCGACAGACGGAACAACTTTTCAGACATACCAGACGGTTTCTCCACAGGATGCGAACCCGCAACTGATTACTTTTGATTTTTCTGCCGTTTCAGGTGTCGCAAACAATCCGAATTTCAAATTAAAAGTTGAATTTTCAGCAGGTACAGGTGGTAGTGTCGGAAATAACCGTTTTGATAATTTTACGGTGGATGCAACCGCCGTAAACGGTACAGATACCAATCCTCCTACTGTTACCTATTTACCGGTAAACAACACCAATAATGCCTCAACAACTGTACATCCTACGATTACTTTTAATGAGGACGTAAGATTAACAGACAATTCTCCGATTAACAATTCTAATGCACAAATGCTTGTAGATTTCCGCCTTGGAAATGCTTCAGGTGCTCAAATTCCCTTTACAACCACTTTCAGCAATAACAAAATCACTGTTATTCCAACCTCCGGCCTGGTTCCCAGCCAGACCTATTATCTGGCTTTAAAACCAAATATGGTGGAAGATACCAGTGATAATGCAGTCGTATCCGTGACCTCTGCGGTATTTACCACTGCCGGAACGTCGGTTTCTTTAGACAAAAACTTTATTAAGGTTAATGAAAATGCGGGAAATCTGGCATTTAAAATTAATATTGCCAATCCTTCCACTTCCACGGTAAACCTGGTTGTAAAACCAGCTCCTTTCAGCACAGCAGATGGTAATGATTTTACTTTAACAAATCAAACAATCAATATCACTCCCTCTATAACAAGCTATACTGTAAATATTCCTATTATCGATGATGCACTGGAAGAGCAGCAGGCAGAATATTTTGTGGTGAGTCTGGAAAATCCTGTCGGAGCAAGTATTTCGGGCGATAATAACGCGACAGTCTATATTGTGGATAATGACAAACCGGCTCCGGTTCCGTCAAACCAGATTCAGTTAAATTATATCGGCAGCTTTGATCCTTCGGGAAACAACAGCAGCTCGACTGAAATTGTTGTTCATGATCCTTCCACCCAGAGACTGTTTACGATCAGTTCAATAACGGATGTCTTTGATATTATCAATTTCAGCAATCCCAATACACCTACGGTTATCAACACCGTTAATATGGCTCCTTACGGCGGAATCACAAGTATTGCCGTTAAAAACGGAATCATCGCGGCTGCATCCCCGAATGCCAATCCACAGCTAAACGGTTCTGTGGTTTTCTTCGATATCAATGGAAATTTCCTGAAGCAGGTAACCGTGGGTGCCTTACCGGATATGGTGGCCTTCTCTCCGGACGGTACAAAAGTAATCACCGCCAACGAAGGGGAGCCTAATGATGCCTATACCGTAGATCCCGAAGGAACCGTCAGCATAATTGATATTTCCGGAGGAATCGGAAATCTCAGTCAGACCAATGTTACGACTCTAAATTTCAATGCCTTCGATTCCCAGATTGCTGCTTTATCCGCAACAGGGCTGAGAAAAGTGAGAACCAACAATACGCTTTCACAGGATCTGGAACCAGAATATGTAACGATAAGTTCTGACAGCCAGAAAGCATGGGTTACCCTTCAGGAAAACAATGCAGTGGCAGAAATCAATTTACAGACTAAGACCGTTACCGGAATCTGGGGATTAGGTAAAAAAGACATGAGTCTTCCCGGGAATGGTTTTGATGCTTCCGATAATAATGGAGAGGTGCTGATTGCCAACTGGCCTGTAAAAGCCTATTACCTTCCTGATGCCGTTCAGAATTATAAGGTAGGAAATACGAACTATATTATAACCGCAAACGAAGGGGACGAAAAAGATCTTTCCGGTTTCAGCGAAAGAACAACCGTCGGGGCGAATGATTACACTTTAGATCCGGCCATTTTTCCGCAATCATCGATTTTAAAGGCTTCCTATAACCTGGGAAGATTCAGGGTTACCAATGCCACCGGAAATACGGACGCAGATCCACAGTTTGAAGAAATCGCAGCCCTGGGAGCACGTTCTTTCTCAATTTTCAATGCAGATACGAAACAAATTGTTTATGACAGCGGCGATCAGTTTGAAAGATACATCGCGGCCAATCATCCTTTAATTTTCAATGCGGATAACGAATCAAACACCATAAAAAGCAGAAGCCGTGCTAAAGGTCCGGAGCCCGAAGGTGTCGCTTTGGGAACCATCAGCGGACAGACGTATGCGTTCATCACATTGGAAAGAACGGGAGGCGTGATGGCTTACAATATTACCGATCCCAATAATCCTACTTTTGCCGATTATAAACATTCCCGTATGACTTCGGTATATGGTGGCGATAATGGTCCTGAAGGAATCATCTATATCGCTCCGGGAAATACGACCACAGGAAAAGGATATGTCATTGTAGCCAATGAGATCAGCGGAACATTATCTATGTACGAAGTTGCCGGCTCAGGAGCATTGGCAACAGGGGAAACACCTTCTGAAAAAGCCACCTTCAATATATTCCCGAATCCGGTTCCGAAAGGAAATACTTTGTATTTTAACAGAGCTCAGGATTATGAACTGTACGATATGTCAGGTAAAATGATCGGGAAAGAGAAAAAAGCTTTAACCATTGACACTTCAAAACTTTCTACAGGCGTTTATCTGGTAAAAACGTCTGAAGGACTCATAAAAAGAGTCATTGTAAAATAG